Below is a genomic region from Ferribacterium limneticum.
CCGCGGCACGCCGCGCGTCGGACAGGCCTTGCTGGCCATCCTCGCCGGCGGTCTGCTGCTCGCCAGTATCAAGCGCCTGCGCTGGCTGCATGCGCGGCGGACGACCTTCGGCTTCCTGCTCGCCGCCGCACTGCTCGGGCCGGTGCTGCTCGTCGATGCCACGCTCAAGGATGGCTGGCACCGGGCCCGCCCGGCAACGGTGGCTGAATTCAACGGCCCCTTCAAATTCACCCCGGCCTTCGTCCCGACCGACCAGTGCCCGAAAAATTGCTCCTTCGTCAGCGGTCATGTGGCCACCGCCGCCTTCGTCATGGCCTTCGGCTGGCTGGGCGCGCCGGCTGTCCGGCGACGCTGGCTGCTGGCCAGCCTGGCCACCGGCACGCTGCTCGCCGTGGTGCGCATGACAGCCGGCGGGCATTTCCTGTCCGACACGATCTTCGCGTGGTTCGCGACCTATTTCAGCCTGTGGCTGACGGAATGGATTTTCCGGCGGCTGAAATGGCTACCGCCGACCGAAAAATAAGCATTCCCACGGTCAACTGGAAATAACGCCCAAAAACAAAAACCGCCGGACTCGGCGGTTTTTGTTTTTGGGTCGCCTGCGATCAATCGACCCGCGTATCGAGCCCCCAGGCTTCGGAAATCCGAACGCCCGCCCTGCCGAAACATCGGGAATCCGGCACTCTCGCCGCTTCTCCCCGAAAAACCCTCTAAAAATCAATGCCCGGCAAAACAGTTGTCGCTGGCATGGCACGTGCAATTAATAGCAAACCGGACGCCCCCCGCCCGACCACAACACGCACAGGAGACAGCATGACCCAACAACTCACCCACCGCCTCGAACACGACCTGCTCGGCGACCGTGAAGTCCCGACCGAAGCCTATTACGGCGTCCATACGCTGCGCGCCCTGGAAAACTTCGACATCACCGGCATTTCGATTGCCGTCTACCCGGACCTCATCCGCGCCCTGGCCCAGATCAAGAAGGCCGCCGCCCAGGCCAATCGCCAGCTCGGCCTGCTTGACGCCAAACGCGCCGACGCCATCGTTGCCGCCTGCCGTGAAGTCATCGACGGCCGGTGGCACGACCAGTTCGTTGTCGACGTCATCCAGGGCGGCGCCGGCACCTCGACCAACATGAACGCCAACGAGGTGATCGCCAACCGGGCGCTGGAAATCCTCGGCCACGCCCGCGGCGAGTACCAGTACCTGCACCCGAACGAGCACGTCAACATGAGCCAGTCGACCAACGACGTCTATCCGACAGCGCTCAAGCTCGCCACCTACGTCGGCATCTTCCGTCTCGTCGATGCCATGGCCTACCTGCGCCGCGCCTTCGAGCGCAAGGCCGAAGAATTCGCCGACGTGCTCAAGATGGGCCGCACCCAGTTGCAGGACGCCGTGCCGATGACCCTCGGCCAGGAATTCTCGACCTACGCCGTGATGCTCGGCGAAGACGAGGAGCGCCTCCGCGAAGCCGCCCTGCTCATCCGCGAGATGAACCTCGGCGCCACCGCCATCGGCACCGGCATCAACGCCCATCCGGACTACGCCGCCATCGTCTGCCGCAAGCTGGTGGAGATCAGCGGCATCCCGGTCCTCACCGCCCCCAACCTGATCGAGGCGACGCAGGACTGCGGCAGCTTCGTGCAGTTGTCCGGCGTGCTCAAGCGCGTTGCCGTCAAGCTGTCGAAAGTCTGCAACGACCTGCGCCTGCTCTCCTCCGGCCCGCGCGCCGGCTTCGGCGAGATCAACCTGCCGCCGCGCCAGGCCGGCTCGTCGATCATGCCGGGCAAGGTCAATCCGGTCATCCCGGAAGTCGTCAACCAGATCGCTTTCGAAGTGATCGGCAACGACACCACCGTCACCTTCGCCGCCGAGGCCGGCCAACTGCAGCTCAATGCCTTCGAGCCGATCATCGCCCACAGCCTGTTCAAGAGCGTGCTGCACCTCGGCAAGGGCTGCAAGACGCTGGCCGACTACTGCGTCGACGGCATCACCGCCAACCGCGACGCACTGCGCGCCAGCGTCGAACGCTCGATCGGCATCGTCACCGCGCTCAACCCCTACATCGGCTACGCCAACGCCACCGAAATCGCCGCCGAAGCCCACCTGAGCGGCCGTGGCGTCGCCGAGATCGTCCTCGAACGCAAGCTCATGAGCCCCGAGCAACTGGCCGACGTGCTGCGCCCTGAAGTCCTGACCAAGCCGCAAATGATCCTGCCCCGCGCCGCCTGAGCCAGCGCCCTTCATTCAATGCACAAAACAAGGAAACCATCATGAAAATGAACCGGTTAACCACCCTGATCATGATCGCCATGGTGCTCGGCGTCATTGTCGGCTACGCCTGCAACACCATGGCCGGCGGCCCGGCCGCCGCCAAGGAAATCGCCGGCTACTTCGGCATCCTGACCGACATCTTCCTGCGCCTGATCAAGATGATCATCGCCCCGCTCGTCTTCGCCACCCTGGTCGTCGGCCTGGCCGGCATGGGCGACTCGAAGACGGTCGGCCGGATCGGTGCCAAGGCGCTTGGCTGGTTCGTCGCCGCCTCGCTGTGCTCGCTGGCCCTTGGTCTGGTCTTCGCCAACCTGCTGCAACCCGGCGCCAATCTGGGCGTGCCGTTGCCCGAACTGGGCGCCGCGGTCGGCCTGAAAACCAGCGCGCTGAACCTCAAGGATTTCATCACCCACGTCTTCCCGAAGAATTTCTTCGAGGCGATGGCGGCCAATGAAATCCTGCAGATCCTCGTCTTCGCCGTCTTCTTTGGCCTTGCGCTCGGCCACCTGCATAACCAGGCGGCGCGCAGCCTGGTGAACACGATGGAAGAAGTCGTGCACGTCATGCTCAAGGTCACCGACTACGTCATGCGCTTCGCCCCGATCGGCGTTTTCGGCGCTGTCGCCGGCATCATCACGACCCAGGGCCTGGGCATGCTGGTCGTCTTCGGCAAGCTGCTGGCCAGCTTCTACATCGCCCTCGCCGTTCTCTGGCTGGTGCTTATCGCGGCCGGCTACTTCGTGCTCGGCAAGGAAGTCTTCCGCCTGCTCAAGCTGGTGCGCAGCCCGATGTTGCTCGGCTTCTCGACGGCCAGCAGCGAATCGGCCTACCCCAAGCTCATGGAGCAGCTCGAGAAGTTCGGCGTCAAGGACCGCATCACCGGCTTCGTCCTGCCGCTCGGCTACTCCTTCAACCTCGACGGCTCGATGCTCTACTGCGCCTTCGCCGCGCTGTTCATCGGCCAGGCCTATGGCATCGACCTCAGTCTGGGAACGCAGATCACCATGCTGCTGGTCCTCATGATCTCGAGCAAGGGCGTCGCCGGCGTGCCGCGTTCCTCGCTGGTCGTCGTTGCCGCCGTGCTGCCGATGTTCGGACTGCCCGAAGCAGGCTTGCTGCTGATCCTCGGCATCGACCACTTCCTCGACATGGGGCGCACGGCGACCAACGTGCTCGGCAACGCCATCGCCACCGCCGTCGTCGCCAAATGGGAGAAGGCCATCGACCCGGTGGACGAGTCCCTCGCCGACGTCGATGACGCGCTGCCGGTCGCCGGCGAGGACGCCGTGCCGGTCACCGCCTGACCATCCCTCCTCTGGGTTCGGCCGCCCCCCGCGCCGAACCCTCTTGCTTGACCCGGTGCCTCGCACCGGGTCTTTTTTTGAGTTCGCCATGACTATCGACTGGTTCATCCTCGCCCCCGCCGCCTTCTTCGCCGGCATGGTCGACGCCGTGGTCGGCGGCGGCGGTCTGATCCAGATTCCGGTCTTGCTCTCCGCCTTCCCGCAGGCCGGCATCCCAACGCTGTTCGGCACCAACAAGGTGTCGAGCATCGCCGGCACCGGCGCCTCGTTGTGGCGTTACGCCCGCGCCGTGCGCATTCCCTGGCGGCTGGTGCTGCCTGCCACGGCCGCCGCGCTGCTCGGTGCCTGGCTGGGCGCCGCCGTGGTCGCCTGGATTCCGCGCGAGGCGATGCGGCCGCTGGTCGTCGTCATGATGCTCGCCGTCGCCATCTACACCTTCCTGCGCAAGAACCTGGGCCAGGAGGAAACCCACGAACCACGCCCCGGCGACCTTTGGCGCGGCGCCCTGTTCGGGCTGGTCATCGGTTTCTACGACGGCTTCTTCGGGCCGGGCACCGGCAGCTTCCTGATCTTCGGCTTCGTCCGCCTGTTCGGCATGGACTTCATCCGCGCCTCGGCCAGCGCCAAGGTCGTCAATTTCGCCACCAACATTTCGGCCATCGGCTTCTTCGCCAGCCACGGCCCCATCCTGTGGGCGGTCGGCCTGACCATGGCGGCCTGCAATCTGGCCGGCGCCTACGTCGGCACCCACCTCGCCCTGAAACACGGCGCCGGCTTCATCCGCAAGGCCTTCCTCGGCGTCGTCAGCGTGCTGATCGTCAAGCAACTGATTGAAGTCTTCTGAAACGGCGGCCGCACGCATCGAAAAACCGATGGCCCGCATCGGCCAAGCCTCGACATTCCGTCAAAAACACCGGGCACCATAAAACCATTTCCCAATAAATCAATCACATAACAACAAACGGCATTCCCCTAACATCTGGCATGACCCGTGCTGAATAGAAAGCACGAAACCAACCCCGGGTTTCTTCAATGCACAAGGAGATTCAATGAACCGCTTCCTCGCCCGCTGCGCGCTGATCGCCGTAGCCTTCTGTCAGGCGATTCCCGCCTTTGCCGACAAACCCAATGTCGTCATCCTCGCAACCGGCGGCACCATCGCCGGAGCCGGGGCCGATGTTGCCAAGAGCGCCACCTACCAGGCCGCCAAGGTGCCGGTCGATAAATTGATCGCCGGCATTCCGACCCTCGCCGATGTCGCCCAGGTGCGCGGCGAGCAGGTATTCCAGATCGCCTCCGAAAGCTTCACCAACGAGCACCTCGTCACCCTCGGCAAGCGCGTCGCCGCCCTGGCCAAGCAGGGCGATGTTGACGGCATCGTCGTCACGCACGGCACCGACACACTCGAAGAAACCGCCTACTTCCTGAACCTCGTCGTGCATACCGACAAGCCCATCGTGGTGGTTGGCTCGATGCGTCCGGGCACGGCCATGTCGGCTGACGGCATGCTCAACCTGTCGAACGCGGTGAGCGTTGCCGCCAGCCAGGATGCGCGCGGCAAGGGCGTGCTGGTGACGATGAACGACGAGCTGAACAGCGGCCGCGACGTCTCCAAGATGATCAACATCAAGACCGAAGCCTTCAAGAGCCCGTGGGGCGCCTTGGGTATGGTGGTCGAGGGCAAGAACTACTGGTTCCGCCTGCCGGCCAAGCGCCACACCATGAACTCGGAATTCGACATCGAGAAGATCGGCGCGCTGGCCCCGGTTGAAATCGCCTACGGCTACGGCAATGTCAGCGACACCGCCTATCGTGCGCTGGCCGACAAGGGCGCCAAGGCCATCATCCATGCCGGTACCGGCAACGGTTCGGTCGCCGCCCGCGTCGTTCCCGGTCTGCGCGAACTGCGTGCCAAGGGCGTGCAGATCATCCGCTCCTCGCACGTCAATGCCGGTGGTTTCGTCATCCGCAACGCCGAGCAGCCGGACGACCAGTACGACTGGGTCGTCGCCCACGACCTCAACCCGCAGAAGGCCCGCATCCTGGCTGCCGTTGCCATGACCAAGACCCAGGACAGCAAGGAACTGCAGCGCATCTTCTGGGAATACTGAGCCAGCGCAGTTTGACTAGCTGAACCAGCGGCGGGCCCAGCGGCCCGCCCGGCTCCCCCGTTTCAGACAAGACACCGATGCCGCATCGCCGATGCCGGCAGGGACCCACTTTTTCTCGAATCAAGGATCGCACCATGAAAAAACTCGTACTCGCCATGACCGCCGCCGGCCTCTGGTCGGCCTTCGCCCCCGCCCAGGCCGGCGAACTCGACGATCTCAAAGCCAACATGCAGAAGATGATGGAACGCATCGCCCAGCTTGAAGCCCAGGCCAAGGAAGCGCCGCGCGCCGCTCCCGAGAGCAAGGCCCCGGTCCTCTCCAACTCGTCACTGGGCGCCAACGCCAGCGTCACGGTTTACGGCAAGCTGGACATGTTCACCGAATACAACAGCGGCGGCGGCAAGGGCGACCGGCTGTCGCTAGAATCCGGCGGCCTCAACGGCACCCGCCTGGGCGTCAAGGGCGGCGCCGACATCACCGAAGGGGTCCGTGGCGTCTTCCAGCTGGAAAGCGGCATCTTCCTCAACAAGGGCACGCTGGCCCAGGGCGGGCGACTGCTCGGCCGCCAGGCCTACGCCGGCATCGAAGGTAAATACGGACGCCTGACCGCCGGTCGACAGTACTCGCCGGTCTACAACGCCATCATCAATTACGACGCCTACGAACAGGGTTACGGCTCGCCGACGACCGACGGCAACGTCAGCACCGGCTCGACCCGCTTCGACAACTCGCTGGTCTATGCCAGCCCGAAATTCAAGGGGCTGAGCGCCAACGTCATGCTGGCGCTCGGCGGCGAAACCGGCAAGTCTTCGGACGCCATGGCCCTCGCCGTCAATTACGAAAACGGCCCCTTCGACATGAGCGTTGCCTACCAGGACGACGACCATGCGAGCAGCACGACAGCAAAAACCGAAAACGCCTTCATCGGCGTCGGCTACCAGATCATGAAGACCAAGCTGCTGGCCGGCTACGGCCATGCCGTGACGACGCCGGACGGTGGCCTCAAGACGACGCGCCATGAATGGATGGTCGGCAGCCGCACAGCCGTCACCGGTACCGGCAAGCTGCTGCTCTCCTACGGCGAAGGGAAGACCGAGAACAGCAACCCCGACAACAAGGGCAGCGTCGCCACCATCGGCTGGGTAGAAAACATAGGCGCCCAATCCGCCGTCTACGGCATCTTCTCCGCCCACAAGAACAGCGCCGGCTCGGCCCTGGTCCCGATGGGCACCAGCTCAGCCGGCAACTACACGGTCAATCCGGGCGATTCGGCTTACGGGCTGGCGTTGGGGTATCAGTACTGGTTCTAAGCGGGGAACCCGGGACTGCAATTGCCGTCCCGGGGCATTGTTTGTATTCGAATCGATCCGCTATCCAAAATATCTGTTGTGCCCAAAGCGGCTGATTGCGCTTTGGATAAGTGGACATTCAATATCTACAGACGCACAGATGACTGCAAATAGTTCAGATGCAACGGGACTCTAAGCTGATAGATTCCGAATCCATGCGGAACTAGAGTTCATTCTATCGACCAAGTCTGTGAGCATTGAATCTGGGTCATTGGATAATCGGACACGATCAAATGCGGCAGCAATATCTTCGCCTGTAATCAATATTGTGTTTCGGACCCGCAGTTCATCAGCATGTGTGGCGATCTGGTCTCGTGGCAACCGACAAACCAGAACAGAGAGTATGTTAAATCGGTGGGCAGATGCCTCAAGGGATTTCGACAATGCTCCACGCCGGTCAACAAGCTTTCCAATTTTCGAAGCAAAGTCTGCGACCCGTGTCGTGCATTCAACAATCGCCAACCTTCCACCGGGTGTCGTGACAATGAGATCGGGAGCGTCAGTTTCAATCTGAATCGCCGGATTAAAACCTAACAAAAAGAGGAGAGATGCAATCCCTTGCTCAAACTTCACAGAGTCATGCGAGTCTAGAACTGCATGCCTGAGCATTTTTAAGTCGCGATCAAAGTGCTGAGTAGCTAGGAGCCTGTAATTTCTGGCCTTTTCAGGATCAACGAACCATTGACGTCTAACAGTTGAATTTCCAAGCATCAACATGACAAGAACGCTGTCCGCGTTTTCTAGCTTAATGTGCGCAGTTCCTTCGCGACGCCTATCGCGAACGTCACCCCACACTAAGTTGTTGGTCGCATGTTGACGCGCGGCAAGGGCGTTTCCCGGTACGGCACGGAAAGAGAGTTTAACTAGGCTAGTATCCAACGCAGGATGTGCATGCAGCGTTAGTTTTAGCGTGTCGCCTGCTACAGAACATCCATCAAATATGAGATCTACTGGCGGTCCAATTCGGATCTCGATCTTAGGCGGGGTTGATGTTGAACCGGGCGCTTTCAACCCAAGCCAGTTTGCCACGTCACTTAGACCATCAAACGGTGGTTCCGCCAACCGCAATGCGCTGTCGATAACTGCAAGCTCAGTTGTTGTCGGGGCAGGTCGGTTGTCGCCATTTATCAAAAGATGTAGATCAGAAAACCAACGGTCACGGTGACTCATCTCTGAATAACAATCGAATAACTCGGAAAGGGGCAACGTCATGGGTGCTTCGATAAGCCCCACCTTCCCACCAATTGCATCTTTGAGCAGTTGAAGAAGAAGGCCTTTGTTGGTCTCAACTCGTTGAATTTGACCAATCGCGAAGCCTGCAACATCAATTCGAAAGTTAAGGTCCTTTTGTGAAGGAAGCGGATTCAACGATAGTGATGCATCCCATATTTCATAGCCATCTCCACCATGAGTCGCGATGTAACGAAAATCGAGTGAATACCCATCACAGATCCATGCTTCCGCAGCATCCAAAAAGGTTTTCAAGATGAATTGGTTGCTCAAATTATGTCTTTAGCCTATCAGGATCATGCGCGTTGAGAAATTAGGGCATTACTGCAGGAGCATTCTGTTTGTCATTAATTATGAACTATTTGTCTGGTAGTCATGAATATCCCTTATGGGGACAATTTATCTGCGGCCGCTACGGGCCGAATTGAGGCAATTGATCACCAAACGTTGCGGCGGAATAATCGATCGGGGACAGACCACGGTTTATAGAAGCCAAGCACTTCCGATCTTTACTTGTTTTTACCCTTTGCGCCCTCAGCATCGCACCGCCTCTAGCCGATAACTGGTTTACCAAACCAAACGGCATGAGGCCTTGAAATGACATCGATTGCTAGTGTTCCGAGTACAACGGGCATCTCCGCTTCCACCGGCTCGGGTAGTGGAAACAGCGCGCAGATTGCGGCGCTTGAAAAGCAGTTGCAGGCTTTGCAGAAGCAGTTGAAGACTGCGCAGAAGGATACGTCCGGAGACAGCGCAGAAAAGATCAAACTGTTGCAGGCGCAAATCGCCCAAGTGCAGGCGCAGATTGCGCAGCTCAGGGCTCAGGAAAAACAGGCCGCCAGCGAGACTGGCGGAGCGACGGCTGCTCAGCCTTCGGCCAAGGCGGAAAGCGGCACGCTTGGGGTTAATGTGGATGAGTTTGTTTAGGCAAACGGGGATGCCACGGTCAACCGGAAAAAACGGCCAAAACTGCAAACCAGGGACAGACCACGGTTTTTCGGTTTTTAGTTCTTGTACAAAACTTCTCAGGAAGGGTGAATCGACTCTGTACGTTGCCGCACGGTGCGACATTTGAGCCGGGCGTAACGTGATGTCGAAATAGGCCACGGAAGGCGGTGCTGCATCGCGAGAGACCGGGACCGTTCTTCGGCGCTCAAGAAAGTTGCCCCTTACCTGTCGTAGCTGACCAAGGGGTTGCTCTGGACGGCGTCTGAGCTCCAACCCGCCAAGGACGCCGCGACAATGATTCGACTGTGTGAGCATTTACGTGATCGCTGGCATTGATCTTCTGCAGTTGTTGCAATGGCCCGCCATGTTGGTGACGGCTCTGGCTGCCTGGCTTATTGCCGCCCAGTCCAAACGCCGGCGCGAAATCGGGTTCTGGTGTTTCCTCCTTAGCAATGGCTTATGGATGCTATGGGGATGGCATGACAACGCCTATGCGCTCATGTTCCTGCAAGTTGTCCTGGCTTGTCTCAACATCCGCGGCGTCTTCAAGAACGAACCGCGCCTGGATACGCCATCCGATTCCCAGGCTTCTGCGCGATGAAAAAGCGCGCACCCATGCCGGGCGGGCTGCTCCAGCCCATGCTGGACGCGGAGCTTTGAACTTCCTGATTAAGGCGGGAGCGGCCCTGATTCTTGGATTCCTTTTGGCCTCAGCTGCCCATGCGGATCCCCCTGTCAAGGTCCAACAGGAAGTCAATGCCCTGCTCGGCTTTGTCGAAGACTCGGGGTGCCAGTTCTATCGTAACGGCATTTGGTCCGAGGCAAAAACGGCGCAAACGCATTTGCGCAACAAGTACAACTACCTCGTGGCAAGAAATCTGATTAACGCCACGGGAGACTTTATCGACCTCGCTGCCACTGAAAGCAGCTTGACCGGCTTGG
It encodes:
- a CDS encoding phosphatase PAP2 family protein; the protein is MTSRVTELRVAGIVFALLAVLFVAFPEIDLAASRVFYRDGKWAFSGGNWPLFELLYRGTPRVGQALLAILAGGLLLASIKRLRWLHARRTTFGFLLAAALLGPVLLVDATLKDGWHRARPATVAEFNGPFKFTPAFVPTDQCPKNCSFVSGHVATAAFVMAFGWLGAPAVRRRWLLASLATGTLLAVVRMTAGGHFLSDTIFAWFATYFSLWLTEWIFRRLKWLPPTEK
- a CDS encoding porin; the protein is MKKLVLAMTAAGLWSAFAPAQAGELDDLKANMQKMMERIAQLEAQAKEAPRAAPESKAPVLSNSSLGANASVTVYGKLDMFTEYNSGGGKGDRLSLESGGLNGTRLGVKGGADITEGVRGVFQLESGIFLNKGTLAQGGRLLGRQAYAGIEGKYGRLTAGRQYSPVYNAIINYDAYEQGYGSPTTDGNVSTGSTRFDNSLVYASPKFKGLSANVMLALGGETGKSSDAMALAVNYENGPFDMSVAYQDDDHASSTTAKTENAFIGVGYQIMKTKLLAGYGHAVTTPDGGLKTTRHEWMVGSRTAVTGTGKLLLSYGEGKTENSNPDNKGSVATIGWVENIGAQSAVYGIFSAHKNSAGSALVPMGTSSAGNYTVNPGDSAYGLALGYQYWF
- a CDS encoding asparaginase, with amino-acid sequence MNRFLARCALIAVAFCQAIPAFADKPNVVILATGGTIAGAGADVAKSATYQAAKVPVDKLIAGIPTLADVAQVRGEQVFQIASESFTNEHLVTLGKRVAALAKQGDVDGIVVTHGTDTLEETAYFLNLVVHTDKPIVVVGSMRPGTAMSADGMLNLSNAVSVAASQDARGKGVLVTMNDELNSGRDVSKMINIKTEAFKSPWGALGMVVEGKNYWFRLPAKRHTMNSEFDIEKIGALAPVEIAYGYGNVSDTAYRALADKGAKAIIHAGTGNGSVAARVVPGLRELRAKGVQIIRSSHVNAGGFVIRNAEQPDDQYDWVVAHDLNPQKARILAAVAMTKTQDSKELQRIFWEY
- the aspA gene encoding aspartate ammonia-lyase; protein product: MTQQLTHRLEHDLLGDREVPTEAYYGVHTLRALENFDITGISIAVYPDLIRALAQIKKAAAQANRQLGLLDAKRADAIVAACREVIDGRWHDQFVVDVIQGGAGTSTNMNANEVIANRALEILGHARGEYQYLHPNEHVNMSQSTNDVYPTALKLATYVGIFRLVDAMAYLRRAFERKAEEFADVLKMGRTQLQDAVPMTLGQEFSTYAVMLGEDEERLREAALLIREMNLGATAIGTGINAHPDYAAIVCRKLVEISGIPVLTAPNLIEATQDCGSFVQLSGVLKRVAVKLSKVCNDLRLLSSGPRAGFGEINLPPRQAGSSIMPGKVNPVIPEVVNQIAFEVIGNDTTVTFAAEAGQLQLNAFEPIIAHSLFKSVLHLGKGCKTLADYCVDGITANRDALRASVERSIGIVTALNPYIGYANATEIAAEAHLSGRGVAEIVLERKLMSPEQLADVLRPEVLTKPQMILPRAA
- a CDS encoding DUF5329 family protein; the protein is MNFLIKAGAALILGFLLASAAHADPPVKVQQEVNALLGFVEDSGCQFYRNGIWSEAKTAQTHLRNKYNYLVARNLINATGDFIDLAATESSLTGLAYKVKCHGKTMTSKQWLRDELSRLQTQKQLPQ
- a CDS encoding sulfite exporter TauE/SafE family protein, which produces MTIDWFILAPAAFFAGMVDAVVGGGGLIQIPVLLSAFPQAGIPTLFGTNKVSSIAGTGASLWRYARAVRIPWRLVLPATAAALLGAWLGAAVVAWIPREAMRPLVVVMMLAVAIYTFLRKNLGQEETHEPRPGDLWRGALFGLVIGFYDGFFGPGTGSFLIFGFVRLFGMDFIRASASAKVVNFATNISAIGFFASHGPILWAVGLTMAACNLAGAYVGTHLALKHGAGFIRKAFLGVVSVLIVKQLIEVF
- a CDS encoding dicarboxylate/amino acid:cation symporter, producing MKMNRLTTLIMIAMVLGVIVGYACNTMAGGPAAAKEIAGYFGILTDIFLRLIKMIIAPLVFATLVVGLAGMGDSKTVGRIGAKALGWFVAASLCSLALGLVFANLLQPGANLGVPLPELGAAVGLKTSALNLKDFITHVFPKNFFEAMAANEILQILVFAVFFGLALGHLHNQAARSLVNTMEEVVHVMLKVTDYVMRFAPIGVFGAVAGIITTQGLGMLVVFGKLLASFYIALAVLWLVLIAAGYFVLGKEVFRLLKLVRSPMLLGFSTASSESAYPKLMEQLEKFGVKDRITGFVLPLGYSFNLDGSMLYCAFAALFIGQAYGIDLSLGTQITMLLVLMISSKGVAGVPRSSLVVVAAVLPMFGLPEAGLLLILGIDHFLDMGRTATNVLGNAIATAVVAKWEKAIDPVDESLADVDDALPVAGEDAVPVTA
- a CDS encoding FlxA-like family protein; amino-acid sequence: MTSIASVPSTTGISASTGSGSGNSAQIAALEKQLQALQKQLKTAQKDTSGDSAEKIKLLQAQIAQVQAQIAQLRAQEKQAASETGGATAAQPSAKAESGTLGVNVDEFV